In a single window of the Sander lucioperca isolate FBNREF2018 chromosome 19, SLUC_FBN_1.2, whole genome shotgun sequence genome:
- the atf3 gene encoding cyclic AMP-dependent transcription factor ATF-3, with protein sequence MMLQHSGPSLADISCSAMVPCLSPPGTLTLDDFTNFTPLVKEELRLAIQTKRQSNGLSADISSDGASSSSDRASEHHACGSGVRREITPQEHERRKRRRERNKIAAAKCRNKKKEKTETLQQESEKLETVNADLKAQIEELKQQKQQLVYMLNLHRPTCIVRAQNGQTPEDERNLFIQHIKESTLQLHDLTTSITSTSLSPSVSTLAPLDGGRLTLDHIHCPGHL encoded by the exons ATGATGCTGCAGCACTCGGGTCCCTCGCTGGCTGACATCAGCTGCTCGGCCATGGTGCCCTGCCTGTCGCCGCCGGGCACGCTCACCCTGGACGACTTCACCAACTTCACCCCGCTGGTGAAAGAAGAGCTGCGGCTGGCCATCCAGACCAAGCGTCAGTCCAACGGGCTCAGCGCAGACATCAGCTCGGACGGCGCCAGCTCCAGCTCGGACCGAGCCTCGGAGCACCACGCCTGCGGATCTGGAGTCAGGAGAGAG ATCACACCTCAGGAGCacgagaggaggaagagacggagagagaggaaCAAGATCGCTGCTGCCAAATGCCGCAacaagaagaaggagaagactGAGACTCTGCAGCAG GAGTCTGAGAAACTAGAGACAGTCAACGCCGACCTGAAGGCTCAGATCGAGGAGCTgaagcagcagaagcagcaaCTGGTCTACATGCTCAACCTGCACCGGCCGACCTGCATCGTCCGAGCCCAAAACGGCCAAACGCCTGAGGATGAGAGGAACCTCTTCATCCAACACATCAAGGAGAGCACCTTACAACTGCACGACCTCACCACCTCCATCACATCCACCTCCTTGTCTCCATCCGTCTCCACGTTAGCGCCTCTGGATGGAGGGCGTCTGACCCTCGACCACATTCACTGTCCCGGTCACCTATGA